Proteins encoded in a region of the Cygnus olor isolate bCygOlo1 chromosome 4, bCygOlo1.pri.v2, whole genome shotgun sequence genome:
- the MGST2 gene encoding microsomal glutathione S-transferase 2 has translation MAGDFTLLAAVSLLSAFQQCHFAWLVGKSRMKHKVMPPAVTGAPEFDRTFRAQQNCVEFYPAFLTVLWITGWFFNQEIAAILGLLYVFARYKYFHGYVQSVKGRLTGFYLNLIVLTCLVTLGAAGIVNSFLDEYLNFRIMKKLNKLF, from the exons ATGGCTGGTGACTTCACCTTGCTGGCTGCTGTCTCCCTCCTGTCTGCCTTCCAGCAAT GTCATTTTGCTTGGCTGGTGGGAAAATCAAGAATGAAGCACAAGGTCATGCCCCCAGCTGTCACTGGAGCTCCAGAATTTGACAGAACATTTCGTGCACA ACAAAACTGTGTGGAGTTTTATCCAGCATTCCTGACTGTCCTCTGGATCACCGGGTGGTTTTTTAACCAAG aaaTAGCTGCAATTCTGGGTCTGTTGTACGTGTTTGCCCGCTACAAGTACTTCCACGGTTACGTGCAGTCTGTGAAAGGAAG GTTAACAggtttttatttgaatttgatAGTTCTGACTTGCTTGGTAACCCTGGGTGCAGCTGGGATTGTCAACAGCTTTCTGGATGAATACCTGAACTTCAGAatcatgaagaaattaaataagtTGTTctga